DNA sequence from the Methanobacterium formicicum DSM 3637 genome:
CCTTTTTTAATCTATGGAGATCTTCTCTCCACAGGGGCACAGTCCCTTCAGATGGAAATAAACCGTTCTGGGGATAATAATGATGGTTCTGGAAGAGAGAACAATCTGGGTAAGGGAAACTTTTTAAGAATCAACCTTCCAGCACTTTTATCATTCAAAAAAGGGGATGTTAAAAAAATAGCTGGTAGATGGGGTGTTAAAAAACGAGGAGGCTATGGATGTCCCTTAATAATGGAAGTTCACAAAAAACATCCACATATGCATCGTTTTTCCATCCAGAGAGTTCTAAGGGAAACTAGGGCTGGAATACTGGAGCCTGGAGAAGCCCTGAATCAGATAAAGGGCTAATCATTTTATTTAACTTTATTTAATGAGTTCCAGTATACCGTATATGATCAGGAACAATCCTGCCAGGTATCCCACCAGCTGGGGGTAAATAAGCATCAAAACCCCTAATATAATTGCAATTATGGCGATTATTTCACGAGTAGTGTCTTCTTTCATACCTTATTTTTTGTAGGAGAATGTATATAAATATTGTGAAAAGAGTTAAATTATAATAAAAGGAGGTTAATCATGAAAATATCGGCAAAATTCTGCCCAAATTGCGGATCACCCAATATAAAATGGCTTAATCCTCAGATGTGGTCTATTTGGAAATGCTGGGATTGTGGGTATCAGGGAGCAGTGGTTATAGAAGATGAAAAACTGGCAGAAGAGATCCAGAAGAAAT
Encoded proteins:
- a CDS encoding DUF3096 domain-containing protein, which produces MKEDTTREIIAIIAIILGVLMLIYPQLVGYLAGLFLIIYGILELIK